In Numida meleagris isolate 19003 breed g44 Domestic line chromosome 11, NumMel1.0, whole genome shotgun sequence, the genomic window TTTATGCAAAAGCAAATGTTATCGTCTGTTGGAAAACTGGAATGGCAGCAGCTTTTACTCTTAAATTTCTTCCCCCTTTTATTCTCTGATCTTATCAGATCAAGGATGGTGATACATTTCCACTTATTTCCCACCATTTTACTGAGGTGGTGGTAAGGAGCAGAGCCACACAAGGCAGAGATTAATACCAGAATTGTAATTGTAATATCTTTACATTAAACAGTTACCTGCAACATTGAAAATTTACAGACAAGAAGAACCTggagtgttttattttttattgcacACCTTAGAGCCTTTGATATGTGGCAGACCTGCTTCTTCCAACACTGAAGTAGAAGGATGGGAGAAGAATTCCGAAGGGAACAGGATAACACTTCAATAAAGAAAAGCTacccatttctttttaataaaagatttttctcttggcCGGACTGTAGCTTTGGGAGAAAGGCCAAGAAAGGCATCCCAATTAAATTTACATTGATGACTAAGATGCAATCTTGCACTTCATCCTGTAGTGGGCAGGAATCCTTGAGTGATAAGTGATGAATCATGGCTTTTTAGGAACTCCAGGACTGTATGTAGGCCTACAGGCAGGATTCTTGAAATCGCTAATTCAGTGGTCTCTGTGATCAAAACTAAACTTTGCCCATGACCAACTCTACCTGTTCTTAAGCCATTTAATTATGGAGGCAGGTATTCAATACAGAGATGATATTTTGGCTATTGTAATAGCTTGGTAGCTGTGGTAATGCTGGGCTGAGATGGAAATTGTACTTGTGGTATCAAGAAATCTCTGGGCAATGGTGCTTATTGGCATGGCTTAATTCACTGCCTCCTAGACAACAGAATTGGCCTCTTTAACATTTCTCCATCTCCATATCTCTGTGTGGTATGGAATACCTTACTGTGAGCGAAGCATTCTTACTCTGAGCTAGGGCTTTGTCACTGTGGGAGGTACAAAGTTTAAGAAATATCTGCACAGCACTCCCAACAGCTTGCAACTCTCTCCCAACCAATCAGTCTGCCTAGTAAGCAGCATTTGTCTGTACTTTCTCCTAGTATGAAAGGGCTTCTCTGTTTTGCAGTTCAAACTAACTACTTAAGTTGATGTTTCTTTTAGGCTTGTGTTGCCTTGTACTTGCTAAAAAATAGTATGTATAGAAGTGATAGTATTACAAAGTGTAATGGGTTTCAGAGTGCTGCATCCTTTGGCACAGTGTCTTCTCTGTAGCCTGAAGTTCAgtgttgctttccttttgcaCTCTTCTCATTTAAACATCTACTGGCCATCTGCATAACCTCTAGCAATGAACAAGTGTGggtgtctttttcttttgtttttaattctttattttctttcctccccagACCACTTAGCTGACTTGCTTGTAGTTAATGCCCTTATGAGAAcaagggctgcagagcagcaaaatgctCATTCATAGTTTCTGTAATGCCTAATGAAACATGAACAAATGTGCAACACACCGCTCTAAAACTTACTGCTGCAACGTAATGCTACGTAACTTCATGAAGTGGATAAAatcttcatttgaaaaacaaacaaacaaaaaccttcatAAAGGTCCAGCAATTTTGCAGAAAGAACTCCAACTCCTGTTCTGAAAGTGGCCTGAATGAGAAACTGTATGTAAAGGAGCCTTGCTAaatctgtggctgctgtggtCTGTCGCCTGGCTGTGTCCAGATTGGTTAGTGGCAAGGCAGAGGACAACATACCTTTCATAGTTTTACATGCTACCTTTAGCTGAGCTGCGTAACCTCACTGAAATCAGAAGCATGGGGAGTGGAGAAGCAGAACTTGGTCTCTACTGCAGCGTTGTTTCAATTAATACAAATGAGGAAAGAAGCAGGTAACTGCTCTCGCCTGCCCACCGCTTCCAAGCATAAGTTCTCCTAAAAGGGAATCTCTATGCTTATGTGATGGAATCACCTAACTGTGCTGCTCTAAGTAAAAAAGACATTCTCAATGACTGGGGGTCTCCTACTGATTGTCTTTGCTCAGATTTGCCTGCTcacatgcagaagaaacagacaTGACAGCAACTGCTGAATAAACAGCCAGAAAGTCATCTAAAAGGGAGATAACTTAAGGAAGGAGCtagcttgttttctctttatgttGGCTTCTGGGCTCGTGCTGGTGCAGGTTTCCTGCCTTGTACAGAAGATGAGTCTTGCCTAGCTCTTTTCCCCTATGCTGTAGCTGTGCATTCTCCAAGTGAGCAGTTACCTCTCCTGCTGTAAGGCTGTGCACAAGCATGCTGTTGTGAAGCAGCTCTACCAGAAACGGTTAACGTTGTAAGtcactgaaagcagagctcttTGGACTCCGGTGCACCTGTGTGGGGAATCTAACCAGTTCTGTGACAGATGTAGCTCAGAGTCTAGAAAGATGAATCCaggaaagtttttttaaaaaaaaaaaagcgcgTCTTAATCAGTTTTTGCTGTCAGACTTAGCTACATAGTTACCAGCACTCCTCCACCGTTGCAGCCCCTCCGCTATCTTCTGGTACCACTTCCAACAGATACAAAGTGTCCCAAGGCCCTAGTTGACACAGCGCAGTGTTTATGTCCCTGCAGCCTGCGGACAGAAAGAAtgtttcttctatttatttattttttttttcccacccctCTTTTTACTTTGTATCAAAGCAATTACAGTAGCAGCAGAGTAACTGCAGGTACTTACTGTTGCCCTGAGACACCCGTGGCACTAAATCCAGGTGCTGGCTTTTCCCTGCCGGTTTGTCCTTGCTGTCCTGGAGACTGCAGCATCCTACCAGGGCTGTATCTTGTCTACCAGAAGGAGCAGTGAAGTAGAGCATCCCGTTAGGGGGATCTGAGCTCTAGGCTGTTTGCACACCAAATGTTGCTTAGTCCTGCCATCCTGACTCCTTTCAATGCAGTGAGAGGTAGCAGTTTTCTTCCTCAGCCCCCAAAAAGTACGTCTTCCCTTAAGATATCTGAGCAGCCCAAAATCAAGTTACCACAACACTGCCATGCTAATAGTTCCGTgcattacattttaaagtatttgaGAGGCCTTACAAATCCCTCCTAAAGAGAATTATATTTAGAAAGTATCTTGTAACATGCTTAATGGCTGGCCACTTACCTTGTCTCAGCAGCTTTGAAAGACTCCCAGCATATTTGCCTGACCATGAATTTGTTATATTGTGTACTGATCTGTATATAAAGAAGGCCAGTATCAGTCCTGATGGCTCAACTGTATGAGGACTTCTAGGGTTGTTATACAGCTCTCTTTTCCCCCCAGATATTTGTTCTAAAATAATGtgcctgtgtttttttccttcttagtcTTTAGATGTTGTGCTAGTGAAAGAAGTGTGCCAGCAGATCTGAATGAAACTGCATAATGGAGATCTGccctcctgaaaaaaaatgccattgcTGGGGAAGAGATATCTATATATGAATTTCTAGGAGAATTTTAGATAGCACCGTGAATTTTGCTCTTTTGGTGATTCAAACAGTGGAGGGGATCTTGGCATGTGACACCCTACCCAGAACTGTAATTAACAATATTGAAGCCTGTGGACACATGGCTGATAATTTGAATACCAGTTTTTAGTGGCAACTGCTATCCCCATCTGTTTTCATGTGGCTCTGAATGACTTCATTTGATACTTATGTTCACTGTTTCCTTGTAAGCATTGGAATGCAGCCCACTTGAGAAAACATGTAATTCAATTAACTTCCCCCAAGAAAATGGGTCTTTtgaatgtattctttttttctccgCATCCCTGACAGCAAGTCAGTAACACAAAACCCATGTAATACCAGAAAGGAGCATAAAGCAGATGAGTCTTTGGTCTTTTCCTTACAAACACAGAGGGattgcttttcagcagtttctgaagCAAGAGTAAGAGGAAGGACAGGGAAGATAAAGCCTGGAGAGTATTTACCCCCAACACCTGGAAAATGTAGCATGGAGCTCTGCCTTGCCCTTTGTCCTTtccaggattatttttttcagtaacttctTGGGAACAAAACCAAGGGTTGCTATGAGCCATGCAAGTAAGTTTGGCCATTTCTACTCCAAGCTAGCAGTGATGCAGAGATGATTTCTACTTCAAGAATCTCATAGGTCCAGCAGTATGTATGTAAACAGGACACTAGTGTGATACAGTCACGAGTCACCCTCCTTTGGCTACAATGGAACACAGATGAAGCTGATTTCTTTCCACAGCAGTACTGTTCACTTTTTCCAGCCTGGAAACTTAGGATTGACAATTCAGAGCTAAATATAAtctggctgtctgcagggagtGACTCAGATGCAACAAGTGAGTCTGCCCTATCACCATTTCCAAATAGCCATGCTGGCTCTTCAGCATGAGTAGCAGAAGCAGGTGGGGAACTAGTTTGGATTTTAATCTCTTTCTATCCAGTTGTCCTGTCTCCTGTTGGCACAATTGACTTACAGAGTCTAGAGCCAGGCTCTGAAATCATTCTGGGGGGGGTTCTTTGTTCTCTAGGGAAATGCTCTCTGGCACTGCAGGTACAGTGTTGACATGCCAGTCCAGAAAGAGATTTCTTCAGCTAGTGCCGGATATGAAGCACAGACCACAAACCATAACATCCTCCTCAGCACTGGGGTGGAGTGGTGAGTCATTGTGCCCATGACTTTAGAACAGTAAGTCTGACTACAAGGTCGATGGCAGAAAATCTTTACTGCTTTACAGGAACAGCGTTACGCTGCTGTCATAGTGAGCACTCAGAGAGCTCAGCTGTTGTGTAATTAGGGCTGTGCAAATTCAGGCAAGTAAATCAGAACGCACATGAAATTACAGAGCTTATTGCAATAGAAGTGAGATATAGTTGAGCCTGGCTTTTGTACAAGTACAGAAACAAGCTAAGCAGAGTCATCAGTGAAAACTGAGGACAAAGCAACCTCTTAAATACTTGGAAGCAGGTGATATTCTCATCCTGGTCCCAAAAAAGGAACTTGCTGTTTATAGTCCAAAGCTGATCCACTCGGTGGCTTGGTTTGCTTGGTAACTCCAATAACAATAATAGAACACAAACCTCAGCAGTCGCCCCTTTGCCAGGCCTGGCACTTCTTCCTGCAAAACCTTTACCCCACGTGTCCAGTTCCATCTGACTCTCAGACACATTTGCTTGGGACTGGGCTTCCATGTGTCATGCTGTTGGTGGTAAGATCCTGCAGGTTCATAAAATTACCTTAGTCAGGTATAGACTGTTAAGAGGGTTAATTCAGAGATAAAGGGCTAGGCAGAACAGCaaagtataaataaatttaaaagaagaaataatgggGTGAAAATCTAGGTTGTAACAGTTGTTTCAATTCTATATTCTCAGGAGTAATGCCTGCTGGGGAAAGCCTTCCTTTCCTGCCACCTACCCACACAATGCATCTTCAGTTTAAAGTTACCTCAGAATCTAACGTTTGTTTGGCAAGGGAATTAGTGTAACAGTTTGTATCAGTATTGTGGTATTTTCAAAGATCTGATGTAGTTTTTCTGTACCTATAGGCAATTTAGGTAGCTGAGTATAATGAACAATACTGTTCATTGCCTTCTTGTGATAATGAATTGCCAGTAAGTTGCTTCCTTGTGCTTGTTTTGACATAAACACCATATGCCAAATTTGGTAAGTATCGAAGACataaacaacaacagcaacagcaaagtAACTTTCTATATTCAACATTTCCCATACATTTTGCCCTTTGTAAATATAAACAAGATGATAAAAGCTAGTTGACCTGAACATCTAGGCTGAGCCTGGTTTTGGTAACGTGCAGGGGGAAGATCAGCACCTTGGGCAACTGATCACTGGCCCTGGCAGCTGTTGGGATTCGCTAACTTGGGGTGTGATATCAAGCAAATGCATTGATAGCCTGGGTGGGAGGCAGTCTTGTTCTGAGTGCCTCCATTAACAAGGTGACGCAGAAATTCTCATTATGCTCAGCTATGTTCAAGAGGAGAACATAAAGACAAAGATTATCTAAATATGCTAATTCATAGCAAAGCGTTGCACTTACTATTTTATGAGCTTCAGGGTAAAAATCAGAAGTCAGTAAAGGCTTTTACAACAGCAACTGACTTCTTAATGATTTAGCTAGCTAGCTACCGACCTAGCAACAAAGATACCAGTAGCTTGGTGTTTGCTGCATGGACGCAGTTCTCGAAAGCTCTGAAACaaacttccttttctctctattttgtcttctcttcccTCACCTCTTTTCTCCAGATTTCTGAGTCCCTTGAATATGCTCATTGGTGGTACCGTGGTGGTCCTGGTGTTCCTGGGGTTCGTGTGGGTATCACACAACAAGGATATACTCCGCCGGATGAAGAAGCAGTACCCAACCACGTTTGTCATAGTCATCATGCTGTCTAGCTACTTCTTGATCTCCTACTTGGGAGATGTCATGGTGTTCATGTTCGGGATcactcttcctctcctctgtaAGTATTTTTCCTATTCCCTGAGGGCCGAACTGAGCTTTCTCAAATAAGTCTTAAGAGACTAAATTGGCTAATGGCTTTACTCTTTCTATAAGTTGTCCCAAAGCAAAATCAAGACTGGGGGAAGGGGGCACATAAAACAGCACACGTTATCTTGagtgttattattattaaatagaTACTTGCAGTTACTGAAGCAGCCATTCAGAGATCTTCTTTTGGAATACATCTTGAGATGGATGCTGCAAGAACTGTGCGTTCATTGGGCATTACTGattaataaatgtgtttttgttatACAGTGATGTTTATCCATGCTTCTTTGAGGCTCCGAAACATCAAGAACAAGCTGGAGAACAAAATGGAAGGAATAGGTTTGAAGAAGACCCCAATGGGTATCATACTGGATGCTCTAGAACAGCAGGAAGATAGTGTGAACAAACTGGTTGACTACATATCTAAAGCAAAGGAGTAAGCAACTGCAATGTGGTGTTTTTACCTGTTGCAAGAGTGTAATTGCTATTTACTATTGTTCAAGCTTGCTTTCAGTTTGTgtacaaaacaagaaatgcatATGTGGTACAGATTAATAATTGCAGGATACAGTATTCCAAGGAATTCAGGGCTCCTCTAAGAGTAttaaaaaagtaactttttttttgttgtaaatgTTCTGGTGTTTACACAAATACCAACTTAAACATATTTGCTTGTCTCTTCTTCTGGGGGGGGATAAAGGGAGAAGAGATGGAAACTTATGGAATGCAGACTCTTAAAATGTCTCGCAGCACATTTGTCTGTTAGTAAGAGTAACGCCCCTTTCATCTCAGTTCTCCAAGATGGCAGTTTAGCCAGTTATGCTGTGTAGCATCCTCATGCTGGCAGTGTTCAAGGTGAGCTGGAATGTATCAAAAATAAGTATCTCTCGCATCCTCTAAGCCCCTAATTCCAGTGGTCTTGTATAGAGACCATGTTGCTAGCTTAACTGGCAAGTGGTAAATCCGTGCAATACTTGTAACAA contains:
- the ARL6IP5 gene encoding PRA1 family protein 3 produces the protein MEVQVAPLRSWEDFFPGSDRFARPDFKDISKWNNRVVSNLLYYQTNYLMVAAAVVAIVGFLSPLNMLIGGTVVVLVFLGFVWVSHNKDILRRMKKQYPTTFVIVIMLSSYFLISYLGDVMVFMFGITLPLLLMFIHASLRLRNIKNKLENKMEGIGLKKTPMGIILDALEQQEDSVNKLVDYISKAKE